One Burkholderia sp. 9120 DNA window includes the following coding sequences:
- a CDS encoding GNAT family protein: protein MRLTPLDSIDTPLLRLRPLTLADAPALFDQMLGDADTMRDLPVLRQSGVSQTEGFIAEALRGWDDGSLIRYTLECKETGRLTALIELKPTLPRVEIGVIISRHGGARRRRAGVLALQELIDWLIEQPGVYRVFACCAVDGAAHSSMERLGFAREARLTNHEPRPNRGLVAADSYLFALTRPAPVPPEPASEGVAWLRNTMQWSLEDA from the coding sequence ATGCGCCTCACCCCACTCGACAGTATCGACACCCCGCTTCTGCGGCTGCGCCCATTGACCCTCGCGGACGCCCCCGCCCTGTTCGACCAGATGCTCGGCGACGCCGACACGATGCGCGACCTCCCCGTGTTACGCCAGAGCGGCGTGAGCCAGACGGAGGGTTTCATCGCCGAGGCGCTGCGCGGCTGGGACGACGGCAGCCTGATTCGCTACACACTCGAATGCAAGGAGACCGGCCGGCTGACCGCGCTGATCGAATTGAAACCGACGCTGCCGCGCGTGGAAATCGGCGTGATCATCAGCCGTCATGGCGGCGCGCGGCGACGCCGGGCCGGCGTGCTGGCGCTGCAGGAATTGATCGACTGGCTGATCGAACAGCCCGGCGTGTACCGCGTATTCGCGTGCTGCGCCGTGGACGGCGCGGCGCACAGTTCGATGGAGCGACTCGGCTTCGCCAGGGAAGCGCGGCTGACCAATCACGAACCTCGCCCGAATCGCGGCCTTGTCGCGGCCGACAGTTATCTGTTCGCGCTGACGCGGCCGGCGCCCGTGCCGCCGGAACCCGCTAGCGAAGGCGTCGCGTGGCTCCGCAACACCATGCAATGGAGTCTCGAGGATGCCTGA